The DNA region GGGATCCTCGCCGGCGGCGGCCACGGCGGCCGGCCCGTGGAGCGAAACGGACGGCTGGAGGAACCGGTGAGCGGCCGTTCGATCGGCTGGATCCGGGGTTCGGACGTCGAAGCGCTCGAGGTGCCGGCCGGAGCGGAAGTCGAGACGCGCGACGGGGAGATCCGGGAAGTGTCTTACGGCGGGCGCCGGACCCCCGTCCGGACGGCCCGGGCGGGGGAGACCATCTTCGTCTGGTGCGGAGGCGACGTTTGGGAATTCACGGCCGCGCCCGCCCCCGGAAGAGCGGGGCGGAGCGCCCGGGACGACGCCGGGCTGAGGGCGCCCATGCCGGGGCGGATCGTCCGGCTCCTCGTCTCGGAAGGAGAGACCGTGACGCGCGGAACGACTCTCCTCGTGCTCGAGGCGATGAAGATGGAGCACGAGATCAAGGCGCCGCACGACGGGACCGTCGCCCGCCTCCCGTATCTCGTCGGCGACCAGGTCGACGCGGGAGCGCCGCTCGTGGAATTCGCGGGATAATCGCCGCATGTCCGAAGAACTGCCCTACTCGATCACGCGCCCGAGGGTTCCGCCGAGCGCGACGATCTACGAAGTCGGCCCGCGCGACGGGCTCCAGAACGAGAAGGAGAACGTCGCCACCGCGGTCAAGATCGGGTTCATCGAGAAGCTCGCGGACGCCGGCCTCACGGCGATCGAGACGACGTCCTTCGTCAAGCCGTCGGCGATCCCGCAGCTCGCCGACGCGGCGGACGTCGTGCGGGGCGTCCGGCGGCGGAGCGGCCTCCGTCTCCCCGTTCTCGTGCCCAACATGAAGGGGTTCGAGGCGGCGCGCGCGGTCGGCGTCCGCGAAATCGCGGTCTTCACGGCGGCCTCCGAGACGTTCAACCGGCGGAACATCAACTGCGGGATCGAGGAATCGATCGAGCGGTTCCGTCCCGTGGTCGCCTCCGCGGAGGAGGACAAGATCCGGGTGCGGGCCTACATCTCGACGGCGTTCGGGTGTCCGTTCGAGGGGAAGATCGAGCCGGAATCGGTGCGCGAGGTGGTCCACATGCTCCTCGATCTCGGAATCGAGGAGATCTCGATCGGCGACACGATCGGGGTCGCGACACCCAACCAGGTCTACGACGTCGTCGAGACGCTCTATGCGTCCGGGGTCACCCGCGAGGTGCTCGCGCTTCACTTCCACGATACCCGCGGGACGGCGCTCGCCAACGTCTGCGCCGGACTGGACTGCGGCGTCACGATCTTCGATTCTTCCGCCGGAGGCCTCGGCGGGTGTCCGTACGCGCCCGGGGCGACGGGCAATCTCGCAACGGAGGATCTGCTCTATCTGCTGGACGGACTGGGCGTTTCGACCGGCGTTTCCCTCGCGGGGGTCGTCGACGCGAGCCTTTACCTCGCCCGGGAGACGGGACGGCGCCCGCCGTCCCGGTATCTCGCCGCCCGGCTCGGCGATGCCCAGGGCTCCCTGCCTGCCTAGGCGGGTGATGGCCGGAAGCTTTCGATTGACACCGGGGAGCGGCGCGGGGTAAATTTTTTAATGACAGTGGTTTCCCATCTCGTGAGGAACAATGCCTAAGTCGATTCTGCTGGCCGACGACTCGTTGACCATCCAGAAGGTCATCGAGTTGACGTTCTCGGACACCGATTACGAACTGACGACCGTCAGCAACGGCGCGGAGGCCCTCGCCGCCCTCGAACGGCACCGACCCGATCTCGTGATGGCGGACGTCGTGATGCCCGGCAAGAACGGGTACGAAGTCTGCGAGGCGATCAAATCCACCCCGTCGCTCGCCGACATTCCGGTGATTCTCCTCTCCGGCACGTTCGAGCCGTTCGACCGCGATCGCGCCGAGCGCGCCCGCGCGAACGCGATCGTCACGAAACCCTTCGACTCGAAGAATCTCCTCGTCCAGGTCGAGAGCCTGCTGCACGGCCGGCGGCCGTCGCCGACGACGGTCGCGGTTCCGGCGTCCCCCGAAGCGTCTCCGGTGGAGACCCGCGCGTTCCGGACCGGCGAGATCGGCCACCCGACTCCGTCCGACTCGGGGCTCGACTTCGCCGAGTTTCCGGCGGAGAGCGCGTTCGAGGCGGAGCCCGCCGGACGCATCGAGCCGGGCCCGCTCGACGCGGAGCGTCCGGCGGCGCCTTCCCCCGAACCCCTCGCGTTTCCCATGGACGACACGTCGCCTTTCGGAAGGTCCGCGGCGGCCGAACCCGGAGCGGGGGTCGAGGAGACGGGCGCCGAGGCGTTCTCCGAGACGGACAACGTCTTCGAGTTTCCGGCCGTCGAGCCGCCGTCCGAGCGGGAGACCGAGGCGCCGTCGCTGGAGATTCCGCCGTCGTGGTCCTCGCGCGCGGACCAGGAGATCACGCAGGAGCTCGTCGCTTCGCGTCTCGTGCCGCCTCCCGAGTTTCCTTCCGAGCCCGTCTTCCTCCACGGCGACGCGGAACCCGAGCCGGAACCGAGCTCCGCGCCGGAGTCCCGTTCCGCCGCTCCCGTCGGCGAGACGGAGGCGGCGCCCCCCGAGCCGTCGATGCCCCCGGTCGAAACCGCCCCCGCGCCCGCCGCGCCTCCCGACACGGAGGTGCTCGGGCCGTCGGAGATCGCTCCCGACATCGAACGGCTCGCGCAGGGGGCGTCGATTTCCGACCTCGCGAGCATGGTCAGCCGCATCGCGGCGCCGGTCTCCCTCTCGGACGACGACGTCGAGAGGATCTCCCGCCGAGTCGTGGAGCGGCTCTCGGAGAGGATCGTCCGCGACATCGCCTGGGAAGTGGTGCCGGAGATCGCCGAAATCCTCGTCCGGCAGCGCCTGCGGGAGTTGGAAGCCGAGCCCTCCGGCGACTCCCGATAGTTCCGGTGGCTTCCCCGAGCGGCCTGCCCAAAACTTTCGACCCCTCCTCGTTCGAAGAACGGCAATCGCGCCGCTGGGAGGAGGCGGGCGCGTTCCGTCCCGGAGGGCGTCCCGGCGATCCCCGGTTCTCGGTCGTGATCGCGCCTCCGAACGTCACCGGGAAGATCCACATCGGCCACGCGCTCGAAAACTCCCTCGTCGACGCCCTCGTCCGGTGGAAGCGGATGCAGGGATTGCGGACCGTGTGGGTGCCGGGAACGGACCACGCCGGCATCGCGACGCAGATGGTCGTCGAGCGGGCGCTGGCGCGGGAGGGGATCGACCGGAAGGCGATCGGCCGCGAGGCGTTCGTCGAGAAGGTCTGGGAGTGGAAGAAGGAGTCGAAGGACTCCATCCGCCACCAGCTGGAGCGCCTCGGCTGCTCCCTCGACTGGAGCCGGGAAAGATTCACGCTGGACGAGGGGCTCTCGCGAGCGGTGCGGAAGGTCTTCGTCGACCTCCACCGCGACGGCTTGGTGTACCGCGGGCGCTACGTCGTGAACTGGTGCCCGAGATGCGGCACCGCGGTGTCCGACCTCGAGGTCAACCACGTCGAAACTCCCGGGAAGCTGTACTTCATCAAGTACGACGTCGAGGGGGACGACGTCGGGGCGATCGTCGCGACGACCCGTCCCGAGACGCTCCTCGGGGACACCGCGCTCGCGATCGCCCCGAACGACCCGCGGACCCGGCGTCTCGTCGGGAAGACGGCGATCCTCCCGATCCTCGGGCGCCGGTTGCCGGTCGTCGAAGACGACTTCGTCGACCGCGAGTTCGGATCGGGCATCGTGAAGGTCACGCCGGCGCACGACCCGAACGATTTCGCGGCGGCGACCCGGCACGGCCTTCCGGCCGTGCTCGTGATCGGTCCCGACGGCCGGATGACCGGAGAAGCGGGGCCGTTCGCCGGTCTCGACCGCTTCGACGCCCGCGCCCGCGTCCTCGAGCGGCTCTGGGCCGAGCAGCGGATCGTCGACGCGCGGGAGCACGTGCACGCGGTCGGCCACTGCCAGCGCTGCGACACCGTCATCGAGCCCTATCTCTCGAACCAGTGGTTCGTGCGGGTCGCGCCGCTCGCCGGTCCCGCGATCGCCGCCGTCGAGAGCGGAGAGATCCGGTTCTTCCCCGAGCACTGGACGAAGACGTACTTCGAGTGGATGCGGAACATCCACGACTGGTGCGTTTCCCGGCAGCTCTGGTGGGGACACCGCATTCCCGCGTACTACTGCGCCCGCGACCACGTCACGGTGGCGGAAGAGCGGCCCGCGGCATGCGCGACGTGCGGCCTGCCGGATCTCGTCCAGGATCCCGACGTGCTCGACACCTGGTTTTCTTCGCAGCTGTGGCCGTTCTCCGTCTTCGGCTGGCCGGAATCGACCGAGGACCTGCGCGAGTTCTACCCGACCGACGTCCTCGTCTCCGGCTTCGACATCCTGTTCTTCTGGGACGCCCGGATGATCATGGCGGGCCTCCGGCTGACCCGCACGCCGCCGTTCGCGATCCTCCATCTCCACGGCCTGGTCCGCGACGAGAAGGGGGAGAAGATGTCGAAGACGCGCGGGAACGTCATCGATCCTCTCGACGTGATCGCGGAGTTCGGCGCCGACGCCGTGCGCTTCACGCTCCTGTCGCTCGCCTCGCCCGGCCGCGACCTGCCCCTCGCGCGGAGCCGGATGGCGGGGTCGCGGGCCTTCATGACGAAGGTGTGGAACGCGACCCGGTTCGTCCTCGCGCAGGAGGTCCCGCCGGAGGAGCCCGGCGCCGAGGCGGCCGATCCGCGCGCTCTCCCGCTCCTCGACCGCGCGATCCTCTCCCGCCTCCACGAGACGATCGAGGCCGTCGGCCGGCAGCTCGGCGAATTCCGTTTCGATCTGGCGGCGGCGAGCATCTACGATTTCGTCTGGCGGGACTTCTGCGACCGGCACCTGGAGATGGTCAAGCCGATCCTCTCGGGGAAGACCGGGAGCGATGCGGACCGGCGGTCGGCGCGCCGAACGCTCCACGCCTGCCTGCGCGACGTGCTGGCGCTGCTCCACCCGTTCGCGCCGTTCGTCACCGAGGAGATCTGGGAGGCGCTCGGCAGCGGGACGCTTCTGGCGACCGCTCCGTTCCCGAAGTTCGATGCCGCATTCGTCGCTCCCGACGCGGACGCCGCCGTCCACGCCTTCGCCGAGATCCTGACGCGGGTGAGGAACTTCCGGTCCGAGCGCGGCGCCCCCCCGACCGAGCCCGTCGAGCTGCGCGTCGCTCCCGACGCTCCGCACGGCCCGGCCCTCCGCGAGCTCGCGCCGGTGCTCGTCGCGCTGGGCCGGCTCTCGGCGCTCGAGTTCGAGCCCGCGGCGCCCGGAGACGCACGGGACGTCGTGGAAGGAGTGGCGGTCGCCATGCGCTTCGCGCAGCGGGAGGCCCGCGCCGACCGGGCGGGAATCGAGCGGGAGCTCGGAAAGCTCGACGACGAGATCCGGGTCCTCGCGGCGAGGCTGCGGAACCCCGAGTACCTCGAAAAGGCGCCGGACCTCGTCGTGCAGAAGTCGCGGCAGAGGCTGTTCGAGATGGAGAAGCGCCGGGCCGCCCTCGCCGGGACGCCGCATTGATCGACGTCTTCGGGGATCCTTTCGACGGGAAGGGCTATCGGCGGCTCGCGAATTTCGTGTTCTTTCCCTCGGTCGATTCGACGAACGCGGTCGCCCGGGGGCTGATCGACCACTCGTTGGTCGAGGAGGTCGAGCTGGAGCCGACGGTCATCGCGGCGGCGATGCAGAGCGAGGGCCGGGGGCGCCGCGACCGGAGCTGGCGGTCCCCGGCCGGGGGGGTGTACGCGACGTTCGTCTTCCGCGTTCCCGCCGGCGCCCGTCTGCCGCACCTGCCGCTGGCCGCCGGCGTCTGGGTTTCGGAAGCGCTGGCCTCGGCCGCCGGCGTCGAGAGCCGGCTCAAGTGGCCCAACGACGTCCTCGCGGGAGACCGCAAGGTCGCGGGAATCCTCACGGAGGCGAAAACGCGCGGAGACGAGACGCACGCCGCGATCGGGATCGGAGTGAACGTGTGCGGGGCCGCGCAGGACTTCGGCGAAGGCGCCACCAGCGCGGAGGCCGTCGCCTCGGGAGCGCCTTCGCTCTCCCGGGTCTTCGCGGAGATCTGCCGCGCCTGCGACCGGTATCTCGCCGCGCCGGAGGACGCCCGGGTCGTCGAGCGATGGCTCGAACGTTCGCGTCACGAGGCGGACGCGGAGATCCGCGTGTCTCCGCCCGAAGGAGGAGCGCCGGTCGTCGGGCGTTTCGCGGGATTGACGGAGGATGGATTCCTCCGGCTGAGGGTCGGCGGTTCGGAGGTCGTGGTGACGTCGGGAGAGGTCGGATCCTGGTGAGCGCGGCGCTCCTCGTCGTCGACGTCGGGAACACGAACACGGTGCTCGGACTGTACGCGGGGAAGTCGCTGACGGCGGACTGGCGCCTCGCGACGCGACGCGACGCGACGGCCGACGAGATCGGCATCCTGCTGACGGGCCTCCTCGGTTCGCCGCCGCCGAAAGTGGCGCGGGCGATCGTGGCGACGGTCGTTCCGTCGCTCCAGTTCCCCTGGAAGACCGCCTTCCGGAAATATCTCGGCCTCGACGCGACCTTCGTCGAGCCCGGCATCCGCACCGGCATGCCGATCCTCTACGACAATCCGCAGGAGGTCGGCGCGGACCGGATCGTGAACGCCGTCGCGGCCTTCGAGAAGTACGGAGGCCCGTGCATCGTCGTCGACTTCGGCACGGCGACGACGTTCGACGTCGTCAACGCGGCCGGCGAGTACGCCGGCGGGGTCATCACTCCCGGCGTGATGATTTCGGCGGAGGCGCTCTTCTCCCGCGCGGCGCGACTCTCGCGCGTCGAGATTCGCCGGCCGTCGGCGGTGATCGGGAAGACGACCACGGCGTCGATCCAGTCCGGGCTCTACTTCGGCTATCTCGGCCTCGTCGACGGGCTCATCGACCGGATCGCCGCGGAGATGGACGGGAAACCGAAGGTCGTGGCGACGGGCGGCCTCGCCGAGCTGCTCGGCCGCGCCTCGTCGAAGATCGAAACGATCGACCCGCATCTGACGCTGGAGGGGCTCAGGATCCTCGACGAGAGAAACCGGCCGCGCCGCGGCTGACATGGCCGACGAGGAGCAGGGTCGGCAGTACTTCACGGAAATCGAGACGGAGTTCATCCGGCGGCGCGGGACGCCGTTTCTCCTCTCCCCGAAGGACTACGCGCTCGTCCGCCGCTGGTTCGAGCTCGGCATCCCCGCGGCCGACGTCTGCGCGGGAATCGCCGAAGCGTTCGACCGGCGCGAAGAACGCGGCGCCGCGGCGAAGGTGAACAGCCTCTCCTACTGCGAGGGAGCCGTGCTCGAGGCGTGGGAACGGCGCGCTTCCGCGCGCGTCGGCCGCCCGGAAACGGCGGAAGCGGAAGCGGTCGGCCCGCGCCTCGGGGAGCTCGCGCGGACGCTGGCCGCCGTCGATCCGCGTTTCGCCGAGGCGGCGGAGTCGGCGCGCCGCTCGATCGAGCGGCTCGCCGACTCCGGAAAGACGCCCGAGGAGACGGAGCAGTCCCTCGCGCGGATCGAGAAGAAGCTCCTGCGGGAGGTCGAAGAGAGCCTTCCCGCGGAGGAACGGGACGCGATCCGCGCGGAGGTGGACCGGCGGCTCGCCCGCGACGCGGAAGGAATGGACGAGCGGGCGCTCCGGCGGACCCGCGACGTGCTGGCGCGCCAGCGTCTCCGCGCGATCCACTCCCTGCCGCGGCTCTCGCTGCTGACGTGACGCGGTCGGTCCGCCTCGCGATCGAACGGCTCGCCCCGACGGGCGAAGGGATCGCTCACGACGCGGGCAAGGTCGTGTTCGTGGACGGCGCGCTCCCGGGAGAAACGGTGGACGCCGCGGTTTACCAGGAGAAGGCGAAGTACGCGCGCGCCCAGACCGAGGCCGTTCGGGATGCGTCGCCGGAGCGGCGCGCCGCCGACTCGCACTCCGCCCGGTGCGGAGGGACGGATTGGGCGCACGTGCTCCCGGAAGCCGCCCGGCGCTGGAAACGGGAGCTCTTCCTGGAGACGATGCTCCGGCTCGGCGGGACGGCCGCTCCCGCGTTCGGAGAGCTGCCGATCTCGGCCTCGGCGCTCGAATACCGGCTCCGGAATCAGTTTCATGCCTCCCGAGGAGAGGTGGGGTTCTACGCCCGCCGGTCCCACCGGATCGTGCCGCTCGACGGCTGCGAGATCGTTTCCCGCGAAACGCGCGGGAAGGCGGCTCTCTTCGCGCACGCCGAGGGAACCGTCGAAACCCTCGAGACCGTCGAAACGGGGGAGGCGCACCGGCTCGTCTGGAGGAGCGCGGGCGAGGGATTTCCGGAATCGCCGGGGGCGCTCGACGTCGACGTGGGCGGGCGCGCCTTCCGGGTGTCGGCGGGCTCCTTCTTCCAGGTCAACCGGCATCGCCTCCTTCCGTTCTTCGAGCTCGTCCGGGACCTCGCCGCGGCCGCGCACCCGTCGCGGGCACTCGACGCCTATTCCGGAGCCGGTCTCCTCTCCCAGGCCCTCGTCGAGGCGGGGGCGAGCGTCACCGCGATCGAGGGCTCGCCCTCGTCGGCAGCGGACGCGGCCGCCAACCGCGAGCGGCTCGGCGCCGAAGGCCGGATCGAAATCCGCCGGATCGCCGTCGAGCAGTACCTGGCGGCGGGCGAAGAGACCCACGATGTCGTC from Thermoanaerobaculia bacterium includes:
- a CDS encoding biotin--[acetyl-CoA-carboxylase] ligase, translated to MIDVFGDPFDGKGYRRLANFVFFPSVDSTNAVARGLIDHSLVEEVELEPTVIAAAMQSEGRGRRDRSWRSPAGGVYATFVFRVPAGARLPHLPLAAGVWVSEALASAAGVESRLKWPNDVLAGDRKVAGILTEAKTRGDETHAAIGIGVNVCGAAQDFGEGATSAEAVASGAPSLSRVFAEICRACDRYLAAPEDARVVERWLERSRHEADAEIRVSPPEGGAPVVGRFAGLTEDGFLRLRVGGSEVVVTSGEVGSW
- a CDS encoding biotin/lipoyl-containing protein, with the translated sequence MSGRSIGWIRGSDVEALEVPAGAEVETRDGEIREVSYGGRRTPVRTARAGETIFVWCGGDVWEFTAAPAPGRAGRSARDDAGLRAPMPGRIVRLLVSEGETVTRGTTLLVLEAMKMEHEIKAPHDGTVARLPYLVGDQVDAGAPLVEFAG
- a CDS encoding valine--tRNA ligase; this translates as MASPSGLPKTFDPSSFEERQSRRWEEAGAFRPGGRPGDPRFSVVIAPPNVTGKIHIGHALENSLVDALVRWKRMQGLRTVWVPGTDHAGIATQMVVERALAREGIDRKAIGREAFVEKVWEWKKESKDSIRHQLERLGCSLDWSRERFTLDEGLSRAVRKVFVDLHRDGLVYRGRYVVNWCPRCGTAVSDLEVNHVETPGKLYFIKYDVEGDDVGAIVATTRPETLLGDTALAIAPNDPRTRRLVGKTAILPILGRRLPVVEDDFVDREFGSGIVKVTPAHDPNDFAAATRHGLPAVLVIGPDGRMTGEAGPFAGLDRFDARARVLERLWAEQRIVDAREHVHAVGHCQRCDTVIEPYLSNQWFVRVAPLAGPAIAAVESGEIRFFPEHWTKTYFEWMRNIHDWCVSRQLWWGHRIPAYYCARDHVTVAEERPAACATCGLPDLVQDPDVLDTWFSSQLWPFSVFGWPESTEDLREFYPTDVLVSGFDILFFWDARMIMAGLRLTRTPPFAILHLHGLVRDEKGEKMSKTRGNVIDPLDVIAEFGADAVRFTLLSLASPGRDLPLARSRMAGSRAFMTKVWNATRFVLAQEVPPEEPGAEAADPRALPLLDRAILSRLHETIEAVGRQLGEFRFDLAAASIYDFVWRDFCDRHLEMVKPILSGKTGSDADRRSARRTLHACLRDVLALLHPFAPFVTEEIWEALGSGTLLATAPFPKFDAAFVAPDADAAVHAFAEILTRVRNFRSERGAPPTEPVELRVAPDAPHGPALRELAPVLVALGRLSALEFEPAAPGDARDVVEGVAVAMRFAQREARADRAGIERELGKLDDEIRVLAARLRNPEYLEKAPDLVVQKSRQRLFEMEKRRAALAGTPH
- a CDS encoding hydroxymethylglutaryl-CoA lyase, translated to MSEELPYSITRPRVPPSATIYEVGPRDGLQNEKENVATAVKIGFIEKLADAGLTAIETTSFVKPSAIPQLADAADVVRGVRRRSGLRLPVLVPNMKGFEAARAVGVREIAVFTAASETFNRRNINCGIEESIERFRPVVASAEEDKIRVRAYISTAFGCPFEGKIEPESVREVVHMLLDLGIEEISIGDTIGVATPNQVYDVVETLYASGVTREVLALHFHDTRGTALANVCAGLDCGVTIFDSSAGGLGGCPYAPGATGNLATEDLLYLLDGLGVSTGVSLAGVVDASLYLARETGRRPPSRYLAARLGDAQGSLPA
- a CDS encoding response regulator, producing MPKSILLADDSLTIQKVIELTFSDTDYELTTVSNGAEALAALERHRPDLVMADVVMPGKNGYEVCEAIKSTPSLADIPVILLSGTFEPFDRDRAERARANAIVTKPFDSKNLLVQVESLLHGRRPSPTTVAVPASPEASPVETRAFRTGEIGHPTPSDSGLDFAEFPAESAFEAEPAGRIEPGPLDAERPAAPSPEPLAFPMDDTSPFGRSAAAEPGAGVEETGAEAFSETDNVFEFPAVEPPSERETEAPSLEIPPSWSSRADQEITQELVASRLVPPPEFPSEPVFLHGDAEPEPEPSSAPESRSAAPVGETEAAPPEPSMPPVETAPAPAAPPDTEVLGPSEIAPDIERLAQGASISDLASMVSRIAAPVSLSDDDVERISRRVVERLSERIVRDIAWEVVPEIAEILVRQRLRELEAEPSGDSR
- a CDS encoding TRAM domain-containing protein — translated: MTRSVRLAIERLAPTGEGIAHDAGKVVFVDGALPGETVDAAVYQEKAKYARAQTEAVRDASPERRAADSHSARCGGTDWAHVLPEAARRWKRELFLETMLRLGGTAAPAFGELPISASALEYRLRNQFHASRGEVGFYARRSHRIVPLDGCEIVSRETRGKAALFAHAEGTVETLETVETGEAHRLVWRSAGEGFPESPGALDVDVGGRAFRVSAGSFFQVNRHRLLPFFELVRDLAAAAHPSRALDAYSGAGLLSQALVEAGASVTAIEGSPSSAADAAANRERLGAEGRIEIRRIAVEQYLAAGEETHDVVVADPPRGGLGPSAAAIAGLARRRLIYVSCEPGSFARDLRPILSAGFAIAAARLEDFFPLTHRVEAIVAFDRR
- a CDS encoding type III pantothenate kinase; translation: MSAALLVVDVGNTNTVLGLYAGKSLTADWRLATRRDATADEIGILLTGLLGSPPPKVARAIVATVVPSLQFPWKTAFRKYLGLDATFVEPGIRTGMPILYDNPQEVGADRIVNAVAAFEKYGGPCIVVDFGTATTFDVVNAAGEYAGGVITPGVMISAEALFSRAARLSRVEIRRPSAVIGKTTTASIQSGLYFGYLGLVDGLIDRIAAEMDGKPKVVATGGLAELLGRASSKIETIDPHLTLEGLRILDERNRPRRG